The stretch of DNA TTTACTGAAAAGCATGCAGtttacttgctgtataactctgatagCGCTAAATGTGCACAGTTGTTTTGCATGTAATAATCTGACATTTGTAGTTCTGATTATACTCTTCAAGAGGTGATGatattatgaccaaacagttaatatttatttaacaatcccttgaaaacCGCATTGCGTTAGTGTTGGAGGTACGGGCGAAAGCTGCCAGCAGGCAGAACCATGTGCAAACCGTCATACTGAAGGTCGGACTGGTAACAGTTCTTTGTGGATATATTGTGGATTACCTCTGACATAAGGACAAAATCATTGCCAACAGGTAAAGTAAGTCCAGAAGTGTGTTACACATTCTGACTTGTAATGGGACTATTTGGAAATGTTGAGCTTACATGTTAGAGACGAGAGTGTAAGTCTTCCACTCTCAGATTCTAAAAGGGACTAATAGTAGCTGTCTTTGCCACTAAACTATGAAGTATTTTTCTCTCCATTCTGATTACCAGTGTATAGTGCAGTCCTACCTCCAGTGGCTTCAGGATAGTGATTACAGCCCTAACTGTCGACTGTGTAATAACCCACTGATCTCCCAGGATACTGTCAGATTGGTCTGCTATGGTAAGATTGTCAACATCTTCGATTTGTTATCCTTTGTGCTCTTATTGAATTTGGTATAGTCGTGTTATTTTTTGAGAGTAACTCTccatattattattgttgttgcttGATATTACTGCTCTGTGGAATTTGCACAAACCCACCTGGATCATTGCCCTTTCTCTCTATCCAAGATGTATTCCACTGGGCCTGTCTTCATGACCTGGCAGCCCGGTTGCCCCTACACACTGCTCCTGCAGGATACCAGTGCCCCAGCTGCCAGGGTCCAGTGTTTCCCCCCTCCAACCTGGCCAGCCCAATAGCTGACATGCTGAGGGAACAGCTCTCCTTAGTCAACTGGGCAAGAGCTGGACTAGGCCTACCTCTGGTGAGGAATAGGGTTGGGCTGGGTCACACAAGAGGTTAGAGAAATTGAATAGTGATGGTGACCGGGATATACTGTTTGAGATGCTGGGTACCGACATTAAATTGTGTATGATATTAGTGTAAAATATTTTTAAGGATTAAAATATGTTTTAGGACCCATAAATCAAGTGTTTCTTTCAGCGAGATGGCAAGTATTTTGTGACAATTCAAATCTAACATACTCTCTCCACTGCAAGATTGATGAACCTGTAGAAGCTATTCAAGACAGCACACAGGATGTCACTGATTATGCTGACTGGTCCACATTTGATGGTGAGTCATTGTCTCTTGGTTGTTACTGCCTAGTTGGTCTGTAATAACGGGAGCCTGTATTGCAGCTGAATCCCTGCATCATGACATAATGCTAAGCTAAATGTTCGATTTGTTTGTTCGAATCAGAAAGGTTACTGTAACATTTACCTTCTCCCCCACTGTGCTAGCCCCAGGATTGGAGACCACTGAAGCTTACCCCACCCACTCCTACACCCCCAGCCCGGCCCCTACTCTAGTTCCACCTCCAGTACAGGAAGATCATGGAAATCTCGACAACAACGGGGGGATGGTAGCACAAGAACAACACTCTGGGGTCAACATGATCACTGCAACCTCCAGTGACACAATCACCCTACACACAGGTAAAGGACTATGAATGTTACTCTGGTTTGCAGGAACTGTACTAATCCAAAATTTTACTAACCACACAGTGTTGTCATGCCATACAGGCTAGTCCAAACCGTAGCCTCA from Oncorhynchus kisutch isolate 150728-3 linkage group LG28, Okis_V2, whole genome shotgun sequence encodes:
- the LOC109872890 gene encoding zinc finger protein-like 1, encoding MGLCKCPKRKVTNLFCFEHRVNVCEHCLVSNHNKCIVQSYLQWLQDSDYSPNCRLCNNPLISQDTVRLVCYDVFHWACLHDLAARLPLHTAPAGYQCPSCQGPVFPPSNLASPIADMLREQLSLVNWARAGLGLPLIDEPVEAIQDSTQDVTDYADWSTFDAPGLETTEAYPTHSYTPSPAPTLVPPPVQEDHGNLDNNGGMVAQEQHSGVNMITATSSDTITLHTASTPRKVYDTRDSGPSSSYSAGHSSVTQIDFDDDKYRRRPALSWFAQILKNRTGSKRTGLSWKQRVFMLLLVGVLGFFTLIIIMAKLGRASADSDPNLDPLLNPNIRVGKN